AGCAATAGGAGCGAAACATGCAGCCGCAATGGATTTAAGTGCAGCATGTGCTGGTTTTATGTACGGAATGATTACAGCGCAGCAATTTATTCAAACAGGAACGTATAAAAATGTATTAGTAGTTGGTAGTGATAAACTATCTAAAATTGTAGACTGGAACGATCGAAATACAGCAGTACTATTTGGAGACGGAGCCGGTGCTGTCGTAATGGGAGCTGTTTCAGAAGGTAAAGGCGTTCTATCTTTTGAATTAGGAGCAGACGGAAGTGGCGGCAAGCACCTTTATCAAGACGAGTATGTTATGATGAATGGCAGAGAAGTGTTTAAATTTGCCGTTCGTCAACTTGGTGATTCTTGTCTTCGCGTTTTAGATAAAGCTGGTCTTACGAAAGAAGATGTGGATTTCTTAGTACCGCATCAAGCAAACATTCGTATTATGGAATCTGCAAGAGAGAGGTTAAATTTACCACAAGAAAAAATGAGTATGACGATTGAGAAGTTCGGTAATACATCAGCTTCTTCAATTCCGATTGCAATGGTAGAGGAATTGCAAAACGGACGTATTCAAGACGGTGATTTAATTATACTTGTTGGTTTTGGCGGCGGATTAACATGGGGAGCAGTCGCTCTTCGTTGGGGTAAATAAGGACTGAGAGAAAAAAAGGAGTGTATTTTGTATGGAAAAAAAGAGGGTCGTAATTACAGGACTAGGAGCTGTTACACCGGTCGGAACAGATGTTGAAACAGCGTGGGAAAACATTAAAAAGGGTGTATCTGGAATCGGGCGACTTACAAGAATTGATCCAGAACTATTTCCAGCAAAAGTAGCAGCGGAAATTAACGACTTTGAAGTCGAGAAATATATTGATAAAAAAGAAGCGCGCCGTATGGATCGCTTTACACAATATGCAGTGGCAGCAGCGAAAATGGCAGTTGCAGATGCAAAACTTGAAATTACAGAAGAAAACGGACCTCGAATTGGTGTATGGATTGGATCTGGTATTGGCGGTATGGAAACATACGAAGAACAATTTAAGATTTTTACTGAGAAAGGCCCACGCCGCGTGAGCCCATTCTTCGTGCCGATGATGATTCCAGATATGGCAGCAGGTCAAGTATCAATCGCAACAGGAGCAAAAGGAATTAACACTTGTTCTGTAACGGCTTGTGCATCTGGTGCAAACTCAATTGGTGATGCATTTAAAGCAATTCAGCGTGGTGATGCTGATGCAATGATTACAGGCGGAGCAGAAGCGCCGCTAACAAGTATGGCATTCGCAGGATTTAGCTCAGCGAAAGCATTAACATTTAATGAAGACCCAGCAACGGCTTGCCGTCCATTTGATAAAAACCGTAGCGGTTTCGTAATGGGTGAAGGCTCAGGTATTCTAATTCTTGAAGAATTAGAGCACGCATTAGCACGCGGTGCTCACATTTACGCGGAAATTGCGGGTTATGGTGCAACTGGAGATGCATTCCATATTACAATGCCTGCTCCTGGTGGGGAAGGCGGAGTGCGTGCAATGCGTCAAGCTTTAGCTGATGCAGGCCTACAGCCAGAAGATATTGATTACATTAATGCGCACGGTACAAGTACTGATGCGAATGAAAAATATGAAACGATGGCAATTAAAGAAACTTTCGGTGAGCACGCGTATAAAGTAGCAATTAGCTCAACGAAATCAATGACAGGTCACTTATTAGGAGCAGCTGGTGCTGTTGAAGCGATTTTCTCTATTAAATCAATTACAGACGGAGTAATTCCTCCAACAATTAACTATGAGACACCAGATCCAGAATGTGACTTAGATTACGTCCCAAATCAAGCGAGACACCAAGAAGTAAATGCAGTATTAAGTAACTCATTAGGATTTGGTGGTCATAACGCAGTGTTAGTATTTAAATCGTATAAATAATCGATGAAATAAGGAGTTTTTTCGCAATAGATTGCGAAAAAACTCCCTTATTTATTTTTACGCCTTTTTCTCCTGTAGCATATACATAAGAAAAAGGAGGGATAAAGATGGGGATTGTTGAAACAGCTGAATGGTTACATT
This DNA window, taken from Bacillus cereus ATCC 14579, encodes the following:
- the fabH gene encoding beta-ketoacyl-ACP synthase III, with amino-acid sequence MNVGILGIGRYVPEKVVTNHDLEKIMETSDEWIRTRTGIAERRIADDTIDTSYMAVEASKKALEDAGISGEDIDLILVATVTPDRAFPAVACVIQEAIGAKHAAAMDLSAACAGFMYGMITAQQFIQTGTYKNVLVVGSDKLSKIVDWNDRNTAVLFGDGAGAVVMGAVSEGKGVLSFELGADGSGGKHLYQDEYVMMNGREVFKFAVRQLGDSCLRVLDKAGLTKEDVDFLVPHQANIRIMESARERLNLPQEKMSMTIEKFGNTSASSIPIAMVEELQNGRIQDGDLIILVGFGGGLTWGAVALRWGK
- the fabF gene encoding beta-ketoacyl-ACP synthase II; this encodes MEKKRVVITGLGAVTPVGTDVETAWENIKKGVSGIGRLTRIDPELFPAKVAAEINDFEVEKYIDKKEARRMDRFTQYAVAAAKMAVADAKLEITEENGPRIGVWIGSGIGGMETYEEQFKIFTEKGPRRVSPFFVPMMIPDMAAGQVSIATGAKGINTCSVTACASGANSIGDAFKAIQRGDADAMITGGAEAPLTSMAFAGFSSAKALTFNEDPATACRPFDKNRSGFVMGEGSGILILEELEHALARGAHIYAEIAGYGATGDAFHITMPAPGGEGGVRAMRQALADAGLQPEDIDYINAHGTSTDANEKYETMAIKETFGEHAYKVAISSTKSMTGHLLGAAGAVEAIFSIKSITDGVIPPTINYETPDPECDLDYVPNQARHQEVNAVLSNSLGFGGHNAVLVFKSYK